ATCCTCAACTGGTAAGATATCATACTCTCGAGCTGTTCCGACGCTTCCTCTATGAGTGAATCGTAATAAGCTTTTGATCCTGTGAGAAACTCCCTTTGAATATCCGTGTTCGGAGAGAGCGAATCATCTTCCCTGAATTTACCTGCCACATCAGAAAAACCGCCGTTTATGTAGTTCAGCCCCACTATTTCATCACCCTTGAGCATCACCAGAAGAGAGTAATCGCTGTCAACCATAAAGAGAACGTAATTGCCCTCTAGCGCGTCCATTTGAGCAATTTTGAAGATCTGAAAAGGCTTCACATCAACAACGTTGGGCTCTGGGAAGCCACTTTGTCTGAGATTGCTTATGAACTCATCTAGTACCTTCCTGCGGGTAATGACAAAAGCCGGCACGATTCCGCTTTTAAGAGCGGTCAAGGAATTTAGGCATGCCACACTGACTTCGTCTGGCGGCAGAGAGAACTGGGAGGCCGCTTTGTAGCTGGCAACATTGAGAAGGTTCTTCATGGATTTGACCCTTGGAACTTCGAGATGCTGGAAAACGACGTTCTTTGGATGAAAGCTCGTTACAAAAATCTCGTCGGAGGGAAGAGAATTGTACTGCATGAAGATCCTGACAGCTTCATCCAAACTCTTTGGACCTGTTTTTAAAACCGAAAAGACAGGCTTCAAGTAACGGCCTTCGACTACAGCCCTGGCTATTTCGGTATAACCGTCATCGATGTTCAGTGCCGTTATCATGGTCTGGAACATTCGCTTCACTCCCCGAATCGTTGCTCAGTATGTCACCTTACCCGTTACGGGTTGTATCGTAAGAACAGTATCATTCTCAAAGTATAGCGTTGTCGAACCACTGAGTATCGCTATCGAACCTTCGCCATTGAAGATTATCCTGAAGTCCTCCAGATTTTTCCACAGACAGTTCTCTAGCAAATCCCCGGTGTTCGAGTAAAGCTTTCGCTGCCTGTAATTATATATTAACTCAACGGTCTTAGATCTTCTGACAGCCTTCAGTCTCTGGTTTTCGAGAAAGCAATCGAGTTCCACCTTACTCAACTCTATCGACAAATTGGAGATCGCTTCTCCCGAAAAAGCCATTATACAACCCATACATATGCCGACTATGGCCAGACAACATACAAGTTCCACTACACTCATCCAATACTCTGCTCCATCGCGAATATCGTGTTGTACATGGTGTAAGCCAGAAACCCTATAAATCCTCCTATGAATATGATCATAATAGGCTCTACAAGGGAAACAAGTTTCTTAAGTGAGCTCTGAACCTGCGTGTGATAGAAGTCGGCCACCTTAAACATGACCTCGTCGAGCTTTCCTGTTTCCTCGCCCGTCGCGACCATACTAACCACAATCGCCGGAAAGACTTTCTGCTGGCCCAGAGCAACGTGGATGCTTTCACCGGCCTTGATCTGGGAAATCGAAATCTGTATGGCGTGCTCCAGAGAAGGACTCTGAGAGACCTGACCGGCAAGTTCTAGTACCGTCGGTAAATCGACACCACTGGCAACCAGAACCGCGGTCGTTCTGGTGAACCTTTCCATGGCCGTCATGTTTCTCAACTTTCTTATAGGAGGTATGATTTTTCCAAAGATTTCTTTGACATAGTTGCCGTATTTACTTTTAAAGAAAAGCCATCCACCGACTAAAATACCGACCAGTCCAAGCAGAATGAAAAGCCAGTGAGATTTAAGAATACCATTTATGCCCAGAAGAATCCCCATCACTCCCGTTGGCTTGAAATTACCTCCGAAAGCGCTGATCAGGTTGGGCAATATGAAAAAAGAAATTATTCCCACGATACCGACCGCGAAAACCATCATGAACAGTGGATAGGCCATTGCAGATTTTACTTCGTTCTGCAATTCGACCATGCCTTCGTAGAACTCTGAGACTCTCTGGAGCGATTCGTCCAGTACACCTCCGGTCTCCCCCGCTTTAACCAGGTTGGTGAAAAGAGGCTCGAAGACTCCAGATTTTTCCAGCGATTCGTTGAAACTCATACCGCTCTCTATATCCAGAATAACTCTGTTTATAATTTTCCTGAACCTTCGGCTGAAGAGCACTTGAGTTGAAAGAACCTGAAGCGCATCCCTTATTCTGACCCCTGAAGAAACCATTGTCGATAGCTGCCTCGCGAATAGACTAACCTCTTTAGGAGAAAGAGGAAAGATCGAAGTACGCACATTGTTCTGAGATGCGATCGGCCTTATTGCGCTCACCGTGTAACCTCTGCCCGAAAGGATTTGAAGGGCATCGAGTTTGGAGTTGGCGGTCAGCTTTCCTTTTTCGGGTTTACCCTTACTGTTTATGACTTCGTATCTAAAGTCAGGCATTGATATCTCCCACCCTTCTCAGAAGACAAATCGCCTGCGACTGTACGAATCCGGCACCGCTTCCATTTCCGGACTTAGGCTTTACGCTCATGATTTCACTTGAAACCTTCAGCGCCTGCGCGATGCTCTCTTCGATTTCCCCGACAAGTTCGGACAATCTCACCTCTTCTATAACCACTACCGAATCGATGTTTACTATCTCCCATGAATCCATCAATCCAGTTCGAACTTCGGCCAGAAATTCTATACTTCTCCTACCCTTGTTCCTTTCGTTTTCTGGAAACCAGAGTCCTATATTACCGGCTTTGACCGCCCCGAGAATCGCATCGACAATCGCATGAGATAAAACATCACCATCTGAATGACCGTGAAGGTAAAATTCGTCGGATACCATCACACCACCAAGAAAAAGCCCCTTGTTACCCCTCGCTATTGGATGAACGTCGTAGCCTATTCCAATCCGGTACATTATATTAACCTAATAGGCATTATAATATAAGTATAACCCTGAACATCTATGGGGTTGATCTGCAGCGGACTGTTGGAATCGACAAAATTCAACTCCACCTCTTCTGTATCGATTTTTCTCAAAGACTCCGAAAGAAACCTCGGATTGAATGCTATGACGAGGTTATCGCCTTCTTTCTTTCCTTCTATCTCCTCGATCGCTTCACCGTGGTCGGGGCTGCGCGCAATTATTCTTAGAAGCTCGTCCTTTATGTCGAGCTTGATGGAATCAGAACCCAGCCTGGCGGCGATCGAGGCTCTTCGAACGGCGTCGGAGAGATTTGAAGTGTACAACCGGACTCTCGACTTGAAGGATTTTGGGAGAACTCTCTTGTAGTCGGGGAACTCGGCATCGACTACTTTGGAAACCATCTCCGTTCCATCGAAGTAAAACCCCACCCTGCTGCCATCGTAAACAATCTTCATTTCATCAGACATTGCGCTTTTCATACTATTCTGAAGGTCTCTCATGCTCTTGAGTGTCAGAAGGAAGTGATCGTCAACGCTAACATCTATTCTCTCTTCTGCAAGCGCCATTCTGAAGCCATCGGCCGCCACGAGGCGTAGAAAACCTCCCTCGAATTCCCAGTAAACACCGTTGAGGTTTCTCATAAACTCATCTCTTGCGGCGCAGAATATTACACGATCGATCATCAGTTCTATTGCGGAAACGGATACTACGAACTCGACACCACCTGTAGTTGTTTCCACATCGGGAAACTCTTCGGGATCCATAGTGGGTAGCGTGAATCTGCTCTTACCGGCTCTTATGATTAGATTCGTCTCTTCAATCTCGAATATTATCTCTCCCTCGGGTAGGTTTCTGACTATCTCGAGAGCCACCTTCGCA
This portion of the Mesotoga infera genome encodes:
- a CDS encoding 2-C-methyl-D-erythritol 2,4-cyclodiphosphate synthase, giving the protein MYRIGIGYDVHPIARGNKGLFLGGVMVSDEFYLHGHSDGDVLSHAIVDAILGAVKAGNIGLWFPENERNKGRRSIEFLAEVRTGLMDSWEIVNIDSVVVIEEVRLSELVGEIEESIAQALKVSSEIMSVKPKSGNGSGAGFVQSQAICLLRRVGDINA
- a CDS encoding type II secretion system F family protein, coding for MPDFRYEVINSKGKPEKGKLTANSKLDALQILSGRGYTVSAIRPIASQNNVRTSIFPLSPKEVSLFARQLSTMVSSGVRIRDALQVLSTQVLFSRRFRKIINRVILDIESGMSFNESLEKSGVFEPLFTNLVKAGETGGVLDESLQRVSEFYEGMVELQNEVKSAMAYPLFMMVFAVGIVGIISFFILPNLISAFGGNFKPTGVMGILLGINGILKSHWLFILLGLVGILVGGWLFFKSKYGNYVKEIFGKIIPPIRKLRNMTAMERFTRTTAVLVASGVDLPTVLELAGQVSQSPSLEHAIQISISQIKAGESIHVALGQQKVFPAIVVSMVATGEETGKLDEVMFKVADFYHTQVQSSLKKLVSLVEPIMIIFIGGFIGFLAYTMYNTIFAMEQSIG
- the dnaN gene encoding DNA polymerase III subunit beta, producing the protein MNFVVERNEILTRLEAVSGAAASKTVKPILSGINFSVKGESIVQLTATDLETAIKTEVKAKHIDGQDGFVVDAKVALEIVRNLPEGEIIFEIEETNLIIRAGKSRFTLPTMDPEEFPDVETTTGGVEFVVSVSAIELMIDRVIFCAARDEFMRNLNGVYWEFEGGFLRLVAADGFRMALAEERIDVSVDDHFLLTLKSMRDLQNSMKSAMSDEMKIVYDGSRVGFYFDGTEMVSKVVDAEFPDYKRVLPKSFKSRVRLYTSNLSDAVRRASIAARLGSDSIKLDIKDELLRIIARSPDHGEAIEEIEGKKEGDNLVIAFNPRFLSESLRKIDTEEVELNFVDSNSPLQINPIDVQGYTYIIMPIRLI